The Podospora pseudopauciseta strain CBS 411.78 chromosome 7 map unlocalized CBS411.78m_7.2, whole genome shotgun sequence genome contains a region encoding:
- a CDS encoding uncharacterized protein (EggNog:ENOG503NX3N; COG:V) translates to MALRIFITGGTGFIGSQVVLDALKAGHQLRLSVRREAQVEEVKARFPQHASKLDFAVIPNIDNAEAIRSALSNDINAIFHLASPIPGKGDDFKTEYLQPAVAGTEAILNAAAETPAVKRVIIMSSILALMPPDSMNTPGLEVKAGINPTLAINPEMSFPSGPAGHGAKYATSKILAHRATIGWMRVHEPQFSLVTLHPTFVLGRDLTQQTSKPNGVNAYLMATLTNPPGGKPVVPASMVDVRDVSLTVLRSLDVELGREELVTEYLVVGDPTCYDDVVEFVKTKYPAIPVNTEGPYDEPFTVDTSRTEKELGITRWHSMEEMVSSVLDQQLEIRGREGMAAL, encoded by the exons ATGGCGTTGCGAATCTTCATCACCGGCGGCACCGGCTTCATCGGCTCTCAAGTCGTGCTCGATGCCCTCAAGGCGGGCCACCAACTTCGCTTGAGTGTCAGGCGGGAGGCTCaagttgaggaggtcaaggcaCGGTTCCCCCAGCACGCTTCCAAGCTCGACTTTGCCGTCATCCCCAACATCGACAACGCCGAGGCAATTCGGTCCGCTCTGTCCAACGACATCAATGCCATCTTCCATCTCGCCTCACCCATACCAGGCAAAGGTGACGACTTCAAGACTGAATATCTGCAACCCGCTGTTGCAGGGACTGAAGCAATATTAAATGCTGCTGCGGAGACGCCGGCCGTGAAGAGAGTAATCATCATGTCGTCcatcttggccttgatgcCCCCGGACAGCATGAACACCCCTGGTCTGGAAGTCAAAG CCGGTATCAATCCAACCCTTGCCATCAACCCGGAGATGTCCTTCCCGTCTGGCCCCGCGGGCCATGGAGCCAAGTACGCAACCTCCAAGATCCTCGCTCATCGAGCCACTATTGGATGGATGCGGGTTCATGAGCCTCAGTTCTCCTTAGTGACGTTGCATCCGACCTTTGTCCTCGGGAGGGATCTCACCCAACAGACATCCAAACCAAACGGCGTCAATGCCTATCTCATGGCAactctcaccaacccccctggTGGCAAGCCGGTTGTGCCTGCGTCAATGGTGGATGTCCGTGATGTAAGCTTGACGGTGCTGCGAAGTCTTGATGTGGAGTTGGGTCGGGAAGAGTTGGTGACTGAATacttggtggttggggacCCAACATGCtatgatgatgttgtggaGTTTGTCAAGACAAAATATCCCGCCATACCCGTCAACACTGAGGGCCCATACGACGAGCCTTTCACTGTCGATACGAGCCGTACCGAGAAGGAGCTCGGCATCACTCGATGGCACAgcatggaggagatggtaTCGAGTGTTTTGGATCAGCAGCTGGAAATTCGGGGCCGGGAAGGAATGGCAGCATTGTGA
- a CDS encoding uncharacterized protein (COG:S; EggNog:ENOG503P4ED), giving the protein MSITPLTIYHPQTTPCPSGSSTTPPKPSPPESKSALVKSITSIYTSSGLPAFYVVINFIPLSPDDNTFIGGEPSSARSKPFIRFVAEHIAVHVSQNPDRQERTIKRIDDALRPHVEEKGYDWEWHVDETPRALWKINGFVPPPFGSKAEKEWAELNRPVPWEEEEKEGKQRGDRRYVVSM; this is encoded by the exons ATGTC CATCACCCCTCTCACCATctaccacccccaaaccacaCCATGCCCCTCTGGCTCATctaccaccccccccaaaccttcACCACCCGAATCCAAATCCGCCCTCGTCAAATCCATAACCTCAATCtacacctcctccggcctccCCGCCTTCTACGTAGTCATCAACttcatccccctctcccccgatGACAACACCTTCATCGGCGGGGAGCCCTCCTCTGCCCGATCCAAACCCTTCATCCGCTTTGTAGCCGAGCACATCGCCGTCCACGTCAGTCAAAACCCCGACCGTCAAGAGCGAACAATCAAGCGGATCGACGACGCTTTGCGACCGCatgtggaggagaaggggtaTGACTGGGAGTGGCACGTTGACGAGACGCCTAGGGCGTTGTGGAAGATCAATGGCTTTGTTCCGCCTCCTT TTGGGAgcaaggccgagaaggagtGGGCTGAGTTGAACAGGCCTGTgccgtgggaggaggaggaaaaggagggaaaACAAAGGGGTGATCGGAGGTATGTGGTATCGATGTGA
- a CDS encoding uncharacterized protein (COG:I; EggNog:ENOG503NWZ8) produces MDSPPPPSGPSRRHVSPSSLSPSSQTVHISSSTTTRTAPPRNNPLLPTPTELALLSIYPLLLIFGTFFAVLSPDVQSSTYNPLTQSHDQGSLSPSYFARKNNLFNVLFVKRGWGWITFSFFLFIFTHPAVRTSAQKSRATIRWAVVTAWWVFVTQWFFGPAIIDRGFRFTGGKCQVKMAEISEKDAGDVGVKEVFTAAACKSAGGRWSGGHDISGHVFLLVLGSCFLLQEVGWVVGRWVRFVREERAVVMADGAVKGATAEVEREVRYQGEDVGRGTGVMEGLGHGGKVAVGVVGLCAWMLLMTAIYFHTWFEKLTGLLVALTALYTTYILPRNVPALRSIIGLPGI; encoded by the exons ATGgactcaccaccaccgccctccggCCCCTCCCGCCGACAcgtctccccttcttccctctccccctcctcccaaacagtccacatctcctcctcaacaacaacccgcACCGCGCCACCAAgaaacaaccccctcctccccaccccaaccGAGCTCGCCCTCCTGAGCAtctaccccctcctcctcatcttcggcACCTTCTTCGCCGTCTTATCTCCAGACGTCCAATCCTCCACctacaaccccctcacccaatCCCACGACCAgggctccctctccccatcctaCTTTGCCCGCAAAAATAACCTTTTCAACGTCCTCTTTGTGAAGCGCGGGTGGGGGTGGATAacattttctttcttcctctttATTTTCACGCATCCCGCTGTCAGGACATCGGCGCAAAAGAGCCGGGCGACGATACGAtgggcggtggtgacggCGTGGTGGGTGTTTGTGACGCAGTGGTTTTTTGGGCCGGCGATTATCGATAGGGGGTTTAGGTTTACGGGGGGGAAGTGTCAGGTTAAGATGGCGGAGATTTCGGAGAAGGATGCGGGGGATGTGGGTGTCAAGGAGGTTTTTACTGCGGCGGCGTGCAAGAgtgctggggggaggtggtcggGGGGCCATGATATCTCGGGGCATGTGtttttgttggtgttggggagttgTTTTTTGTTGCAggaggttgggtgggttgttggaaggtgggtgaggtttgtgagggaggagagggcggttgTGATGGCTGATGGGGCGGTTAAGGGGGCGAcggcggaggtggagagggaggtgaggtatcagggggaggatgtggggagggggacgggggtgatggaggggttggggcatggggggaaggtggcggtgggagtggtggggttgtgtgcttggatgttgttgatgacggcGATTTATTTCCATACTTGGTTTGAGAAG CTCACTGGGCTGCTTGTCGCCTTGACGGCTCTGTACACTACGTATATTCTCCCCCGGAACGTGCCCGCCCTCAGGAGCATCATTGGGTTGCCCGGGATTTGA
- a CDS encoding uncharacterized protein (CAZy:GH55; COG:G; EggNog:ENOG503NW2N) — MSCPRVIASITPGWYCCHGGPCRACTCVVQDSSDHGAAIHLPPAMNAHHHYEIAGTTTMGLSKLSTLLLLAIGVVSPSVAAPAPRQESGWWLSTIKRQGNAAFNADPANYKVFRNVQDYGAKGDGATDDTEAINRAISDQNRCGLGCTSQTTTPGLVYFPPGTYRVSKPIIPYYYTQMVGDAINPPTLKATADFEGMAVIDADPYENDGRNWWTNQNNFFRQVRNFVIDIKDMPFDKGAGIHWQVAQATSLHNIVFNMREDGGSANKQLGIFMDNGSGGFMVDLTFNGGQYGAFFGNQQFTTRNLTFNRCQTAIYMNWNWAWTFQDVHINDCQVGIDMSNGGPEGQTVGSVLMVDSVFTNTPTGIKTAYNPDSPQTNGTLILDNVDFSGSQQAVLNNATQSVILEGNQKVDFFVQGKTYGGAVSGAAAGRAVQSAQQNVRKPASLLDQATGKVFTRTKPQYEDVPVGNFVSVKSQGAKGDGKTDDTDAIQKIFDSVTPDQVVYFDHGAYIITKTVKVPKDIKITGEIWPLILAGGDQFFKDQANPKPVFQVGQPGDVGNVEMSDLIFGTAGPQPGAIIMEWNVKGTTPGAAGLWDVHTRIGGYRGTELELEQCAKNPNVTNTIPEQCFGSFMMLHIPAGGSAYLENTWYWVADHSLEPEAKDGQIDVFNGRGVLIEGEGPVWGWATASEHSVLQNYQFNNASNIWLALIQTETPYFQGNPDATKPFTVNPTYADPDFEKSCANSSDPTCKRAWGVRAINSKDIFIYGAGLYSFFDNYGQDCVKSQDCQVNMVSLEDSAVHFYGLSTKASVNMLTVNGEGVALDKDNRNNFCATLALFTSEPQAQAA, encoded by the exons ATGAGCTGTCCAAGAGTCATCGCCTCCATCACCCCAG GTTGGTACTGCTGTCACGGCGGACCTTGTCGTGCTTGTACCTGCGTGGTGCAAGACAGCAGTGATCATGGGGCGGCTATTCACTTGCCACCAGCTATGAATGCC CACCACCATTACGAGATAGCTGGCACTACCACGATGGGTCTCTCAAAACTCTCCACGTTACTATTACTGGCGATAGGGGTCGTCTCACCTTCCGTTGCGGCCCCAGCCCCTCGCCAGGAATCTGGCTGGTGGCTCAGTACCATCAAGCGGCAAGGTAACGCTGCCTTCAACGCCGACCCTGCCAACTACAAGGTCTTCCGCAATGTTCAAGACTACGGTGCCAAGGGCGATGGCGCCACCGATGATACCGAGGCCATCAACAGGGCCATCAGCGACCAGAACCGCTGTGGTCTCGGCTGCACCTCTCAGACCACGACCCCCGGTCTTGTGTACTTCCCTCCCGGCACCTACCGCGTCAGCAAGCCGATCATTCCCTACTACTACACCCAGATGGTCGGTGATGCCATCAACCCTCCGACTCTCAAGGCCACCGCCGACTTTGAAGGCATGGCCGTGATTGACGCTGATCCCTACGAGAATGACGGCCGCAACTGGTGGACCAACCAGAACAACTTCTTCCGCCAGGTTCGCAACTTTGTCATCGACATCAAGGACATGCCTTTCGACAAGGGTGCCGGCATCCACTGGCAGGTCGCCCAGGCCACCAGTCTGCACAATATTGTCTTCAACATGCGTGAGGACGGTGGTTCCGCGAACAAGCAGCTGGGTATCTTCATGGACAACGGCTCCGGTGGTTTCATGGTTGATCTTACCTTCAATGGTGGCCAGTATGGTGCCTTCTTTGGCAATCAGCAGTTCACTACCCGCAACCTCACCTTCAACCGCTGCCAGACTGCCATCTACATGAACTGGAACTGGGCTTGGACTTTCCAGGACGTTCACATCAACGACTGCCAAGTCGGTATTGACATGTCCAATGGTGGGCCTGAGGGTCAGACTGTCGGGTCTGTCTTGATGGTTGACAGCGTTTTTACCAACACCCCAACCGGTATCAAGACTGCCTACAACCCCGATTCTCCCCAGACCAATGGCACCCTCATTCTGGACAACGTTGACTTCTCGGGTTCTCAGCAGGCTGTTCTGAACAATGCCACCCAGTCTGTGATTCTCGAGGGCAACCAAAAGGTGGACTTTTTCGTCCAAGGCAAGACCTACGGCGGAGCTGTCAGCGGAGCTGCTGCCGGCCGTGCTGTACAAAGCGCCCAGCAGAACGTCCGGAAGCCTGCCTCTCTGCTCGACCAGGCCACTGGCAAGGTCTTCACCCGCACCAAGCCTCAATACGAGGACGTCCCGGTTGGCAACTTTGTCAGCGTCAAGTCCCAAGGTGCCAAGGGCGATGGCAAGACGGACGACACCGACGCCATCCAGAAGATCTTTGACAGCGTTACTCCTGATCAAGTTGTCTACTTTGACCATGGTGCCTACATCATTACCAAGACTGTCAAGGTCCCCAAGGACATCAAAATCACTGGCGAGATTTGGCCTCTGATCCTTGCTGGAGGTGACCAGTTCTTCAAGGACCAggccaaccccaagcccGTCTTCCAGGTTGGCCAGCCCGGTGATGTTGGCAACGTTGAGATGTCTGATCTCATCTTCGGCACTGCTGGTCCCCAGCCCGGCGCCATCATCATGGAGTGGAACGTCAAGGGTACTACGCCTGGCGCTGCCGGCCTCTGGGATGTCCACACCCGCATCGGTGGGTACCGCGGCACCGAGCTTGAACTGGAGCAGTGTGCAAAGAACCCCAacgtcaccaacaccatTCCCGAGCAGTGCTTTGGTTCTTTCATGATGCTCCACATCCCGGCTGGTGGCAGCGCCTACCTCGAGAACACGTGGTATTGGGTCGCCGACCACTCTCTCGAGCCCGAGGCCAAGGACGGTCAGATTGACGTCTTCAACGGCCGCGGTGTTCTCATCGAGGGAGAAGGACCCGTCTGGGGCTGGGCCACCGCCTCTGAGCACTCGGTCCTCCAAAACTACCAGTTCAACAACGCCTCCAACATCTGGCTCGCCCTCATCCAGACCGAGACCCCGTACTTCCAAGGCAACCCTGACGCGACCAAGCCCTTCACCGTCAACCCCACCTATGCCGACCCTGACTTTGAGAAGTCGTGCGCCAACTCGAGCGACCCGACCTGCAAGAGAGCGTGGGGTGTCCGGGCTATTAACTCCAAGGACATCTTCATCTACGGCGCGGGTCTCTACTCCTTCTTTGACAACTACGGCCAGGACTGCGTCAAGAGCCAGGACTGCCAGGTCAACATGGTGTCTCTCGAGGACTCGGCGGTGCACTTTTACGGCCTTAGCACCAAGGCCAGCGTCAACATGTTGACTGTCAACGGCGAGGGCGTTGCTCTCGACAAGGACAACAGGAACAACTTTTGCGCCACCCTTGCGCTGTTCACGTCGGAGCCTCAGGCCCAGGCTGCCTAG
- a CDS encoding uncharacterized protein (COG:S; EggNog:ENOG503NW9J), protein MSTQSSARPRRNSAHPVSSRARGVSMSFATRQDSGLLALEDNGFEDFARLSLEKSRSHGFSGREHVHVHDHDGAPGSSKAPQQGNIKRMLRRASVSFKTNVKGFMHRRTSIPASTVFSTDSHDSKSPFLSSSPPNCDRPATSHSTWHRLRQATSFHRHSRVLYTGHGERAFGHDLATIQSPTFPVPGSGGQPPIIPRNTGAAARQAAAAIACSGRQGYEFMEFQRPHPSWLDDDFFGDSESGIGIALTSSSEIDAGGGSKGELSSYGSSEKTDIVKVDFISQLPTELAILILAELDGPTLGTASLVNKRWAHVVENRHVWRESFLREKTTAYATGGSIQPGSGLGVPFVHPGNDWKNIYRAKEQLDRNWKEGKARPVYLNGHTDSIYCLQFDEDKIITGSRDRTIRVWDMRTYACKLVIGSPEVVNDPALSIVYDPSGNPIHYAHLPDLDPTPGPDGLPRATVRAHHSVPTILSPSMHHKASILCLQYDDEILVTGSSDATCIVYSIRSGYRPIRKLAHHSAAVLDLVFDDKHIVTCSKDISICVWDRATGALIKQLRGHSGPVNAVQMRGNTIVSCSGDFKVKLWNIDSGKNIQEFVGHTKGLACSQFSEDGRWIASAGNDKIIRIWDANTGECVREMKAHDNLVRSLHVDSVSGRLVSGSYDSDIKVWDMETGQPLLDFPKWHSSWVLSAKSDYRRIVSSGQDPKILILDFGAGVEGVEMLESRRRVVEEVGLGLGCRGEQQQQQQQQEWL, encoded by the exons ATGTCCACCCAGTCATCCGCTCGCCCTAGGCGCAACTCGGCGCACCCGGTGTCGTCGCGCGCTCGAGGCGTGAGCATGTCGTTTGCGACGCGACAGGATTCGGGATTGTTGGCGCTGGAGGACAATGGTTTTGAAGACTTTGCTCGCCTGTCTCTGGAGAAGAGCAGGAGCCACGGCTTCTCCGGGCGGGAACATGTCCATGTGCATGACCACGACGGAGCACCCGGCTCCTCCAAGGCACCGCAACAGGGAAACATCAAGAGGATGCTCCGACGGGCTTCTGTCTCTTTCAAAACAAACGTCAAAGGCTTCATGCACCGGCGCACCTCGATCCCCGCTTCCACGGTCTTTTCCACAGACAGCCACGACTCAAAGTCCCCCTTTCTGAGCTCGTCCCCGCCAAACTGCGACCGACCTGCCACATCTCACTCCACATGGCACCGCCTGCGGCAAGCCACAAGCTTCCATCGCCATTCGAGGGTGCTGTACACCGGTCATGGTGAGCGCGCCTTTGGACATGATCTCGCGACCATCCAATCGCCGACCTTCCCCGTCCCCGGGTCCGGCGGGCAGCCTCCCATTATCCCGCGCAACACGGGTGCTGCTGCGAGGCAAGCGGCGGCAGCCATTGCCTGCAGTGGTAGGCAAGGATACGAGTTTATGGAGTTCCAGAGGCCGCACCCGAGCTGGCTCGATGATGATTTCTTTGGTGACAGCGAGAGCGGCATCGGAATTGCCTTGACAAGCTCCTCCGAGATCGATGCGGGTGGTGGCTCCAAGGGCGAGCTGTCATCCTATGGGAGCAGCGAGAAGACCGACATTGTCAAGGTTGACTTTATCTCGCAGCTGCCAACGGAGCTGGCCATTCTTATCCTCGCCGAGCTCGATGGCCCGACTTTGGGGACGGCCAGTCTGGTCAACAAGCGCTGGGCTCATGTTGTCGAGAACCGGCATGTCTGGCGGGAGTCGTTCTTGCGGGAAAAGACGACGGCTTATGCCACGGGTGGAAGTATCCAGCCCGGGAGTGGTTTGGGAGTTCCGTTTGTTCACCCCGGGAATGACTGGAAGAACATATACAGGGCCAAGGAGCAGCTCGATCGCAACTGGAAAGAGGGCAAGGCTCGCCCGGTGTACTTGAACGGTCACACCGACAGCATTTATTGCCTGCAATTCGATGA AGACAAAATCATCACCGGATCTCGCGACCGCACCATCCGGGTCTGGGATATGCGCACCTACGCCTGCAAACTCGTCATCGGTTCCCCGGAAGTGGTCAACGATCCCGCCCTCTCCATCGTCTACGACCCCAGCGGCAACCCAATTCACTACGCTCACCTCCCCGACCTCGACCCGACTCCTGGCCCCGACGGTCTCCCCCGCGCCACAGTCCGCGCTCACCACTCCGtccccaccatcctctccccttccATGCACCACAAAGCCTCCATCCTCTGCCTCCAGTACGACGACGAAATCCTCGTCACCGGCTCCTCGGACGCGACCTGCATCGTCTACAGCATACGCTCCGGCTATCGCCCCATCCGCAAACTCGCCCACCACTCGGCCGCTGTTTTGGATCTCGTATTTGACGACAAGCACATCGTCACCTGCAGCAAGGACATCTCCATCTGTGTCTGGGACCGCGCAACAGGCGCCCTGATCAAGCAGCTCCGCGGCCACTCGGGCCCCGTCAACGCAGTCCAAATGCGGGGCAACACCATCGTCTCCTGCAGCGGCGACTTCAAGGTCAAGCTCTGGAACATTGACTCGGGCAAAAACATTCAAGAATTCGTCGGGCACACCAAGGGCCTGGCGTGCAGCCAGTTTTCTGAAGACGGGAGGTGGATCGCGTCTGCGGGCAACGACAAGATCATCCGGATCTGGGACGCCAACACGGGAGAGTGTGTCAGGGAGATGAAGGCGCATGATAACCTTGTCAGGAGCCTGCACGTGGACTCTGTGTCGGGGCGGCTGGTGAGCGGGAGCTATGATAGCGACATTAAGGTTTGGGATATGGAGACGGGGCAGCCGCTGTTGGATTTTCCAAAGTGGCATTCGAGTTGGGTTTTGAGTGCGAAGAGTGATTATAGGAGGATTGTGAGTTCGGGGCAGGATCCAAAGATTTTGATTTTGGATtttggggcgggggtggagggggtggagatgttggagagtAGGAGGcgggttgtggaggaggtgggcttgggtttgggttgtaggggggagcagcagcagcagcagcagcagcaggagtgGCTTTGA
- a CDS encoding uncharacterized protein (COG:I; MEROPS:MER0017177; EggNog:ENOG503NYRD), producing the protein MATTSCAFPPLPLPDGIIEDYIDCTSSCGLTFHVLKAGKPGKPLVLFTHGYPELAYSWRKVLPAVAEAGYFCVAPDQRGYGRTTGWPRRNFEDTDLAEWSLTNLVRDLVCLVYKLGYTQARSIVGHDFGAVSAAVAALIRPDMFLSTVHMSHPYHPPSTPPLSSPKGGKDIHTDLAALSPPRKHYKWYNSTAPAAKDWDVPPQGLEAFLRGYFHLKSADWEKNEPYPLDAWTADQLAKMPEYYIMRRDQTMPTMVHENMVGEDASKTERWLSKDEMELYCSEWKRTGFQGALNWYRAQTVGVQDDKKAAGDMWLFAGKKIEVPVAFISGVKDWGNYQRPGALQGYENEEWVKNGMFRGATLVEGAGHWVQQEQPDAVIREILKFLQSL; encoded by the coding sequence ATGGCCACGACTTCATGTGCCTTTCCTCCGCTTCCTCTACCTGATGGCATCATCGAAGACTACATCGACTGCACATCATCTTGTGGTCTAACCTTCCATGTGCTCAAAGCAGGAAAACCAGGAAAACCCCTCGTTTTGTTCACCCACGGCTACCCGGAGCTGGCCTACTCATGGCGCAAAGTTCTACCCGCCGTTGCCGAAGCAGGCTACTTTTGTGTGGCTCCAGACCAGCGTGGATACGGCCGAACAACTGGGTGGCCTCGGAGAAACTTTGAAGATACCGACCTGGCAGAATGGTCTCTGACAAATCTAGTGCGCGATTTGGTGTGTCTGGTTTACAAGTTGGGATATACCCAAGCACGCAGCATCGTTGGGCATGACTTTGGCGCTGTGAGCGCTGCCGTGGCGGCCTTGATACGGCCAGACATGTTTCTCTCCACTGTTCACATGAGCCACCCTTATCACcccccttcaactccccctcTCAGTAGCCCGAAGGGCGGAAAAGATATACACACGGATTTGGCTGCTCTTTCTCCGCCGAGAAAACATTACAAGTGGTACAACTCAACTGCTCCGGCTGCCAAGGATTGGGACGTGCCACCGCAAGGGCTTGAGGCCTTCCTCAGAGGCTATTTTCACCTCAAGTCGGCCGACTGGGAGAAGAACGAGCCCTATCCACTGGATGCCTGGACTGCGGACCAGTTGGCAAAAATGCCAGAGTACTACATCATGCGCCGAGACCAAACAATGCCAACGATGGTCCATGAAAACatggtgggagaggatgcTTCCAAGACCGAAAGGTGGCTGAGTAAGGACGAGATGGAGCTCTATTGTTCTGAGTGGAAGCGAACTGGCTTCCAGGGCGCTCTGAACTGGTATCGAGCACAAACCGTGGGGGTCCAGGACGACAAGAAGGCTGCAGGTGACATGTGGCTATTTGCTGGAAAAAAGATTGAGGTTCCGGTTGCATTCATCAGCGGAGTCAAGGACTGGGGAAACTACCAACGACCTGGAGCTCTCCAAGGGTACGAGAACGAGGAATGGGTCAAAAACGGAATGTTCAGGGGCGCGACGTTGGTTGAGGGGGCTGGACACTGGGTACAGCAAGAGCAGCCGGATGCTGTGATTCGGGAGATTCTCAAGTTCCTCCAGTCCCTGTGA
- a CDS encoding uncharacterized protein (COG:S; EggNog:ENOG503P0EN), producing MADRPSRGERSRVVSRQGASRISYFIELGIPNLTIKMHSRNVLAAAVALAGAPSVHAVLRFSCSELVTERLDPLVFPGAMQSPHVHQIVGGNMFNVTMDPNRHNIGEEATCTTCTFSEDFSNYWTAILYFRARNGTLIRVPQRPNIDFDGARGGGMTVYYTATYQNHKPTAFQPGFRMIVGNPMYRTQAEASRYRQMTFTCLETLSTRTGETTEMPKQPCREGIMSNVRFPTCWDGKTLDPPDHSSHVAYPSSGTFESGGPCPASHPVRIPQLFYEVLWDTRRFNDRSLWPEDGSQPFVWSYGDYTGYGTHGDYVFGWKGDSLQRAMDANCDFYCPQLKTQSIATGNQCRQNQKVAENIDGPFDRLPGNVEITGPQPGASNPNPGNGGGSTQTPVQPTPVPNPGNGGGCSVQKWGQCGGQGWSGCTVCASGSTCRAQNQWYSQCL from the exons ATGGCTGATCGCCCTTCCAGAGGTGAAAGGTCTCGGGTAGTCAGTCGTCAAGGAGCCAGCAGGATATCTTACTTCATAGAGTTGGGTATACCGAATCTCACGATCAAGATGCACTCCCGCAAcgtcctcgccgccgccgtggcGTTGGCTGGCGCCCCGAGCGTCCATGCCGTCCTTCGATTCTCGTGCTCAGAGCTTGTGACCGAGCGTCTCGATCC CCTCGTCTTCCCAGGTGCTATGCAGTCTCCTCACGTCCACCAGATCGTCGGTGGCAACATGTTCAACGTGACCATGGACCCCAATAGACACAACATTGGCGAGGAGGCCACCTGCACAACCTGCACCTTCTCTGAGGATTTCTCCAACTACTGGACGGCCATCCTTTACTTCCGTGCCCGCAACGGCACCTTGATCCGGGTCCCACAGCGGCCCAACATTGACTTTGACGGTGCCCGTGGCGGCGGTATGACCGTCTACTACACGGCCACCTATCAAAACCACAAGCCCACCGCCTTCCAGCCCGGCTTCCGCATGATTGTCGGTAACCCCATGTACCGCACCCAGGCCGAGGCGTCTCGCTACCGCCAGATGACCTTCACCTGCCTCGAGACCCTCTCGACCCGCACCGGCGAGACCACCGAGATGCCCAAGCAGCCCTGCAGAGAGGGCATCATGTCCAACGTCCGCTTCCCCACCTGCTGGGACGGCAAGACTCTCGACCCCCCCGATCACTCCTCCCACGTCGCCTACCCCAGCAGCGGGACCTTTGAGTCAGGCGGCCCCTGCCCCGCCTCCCACCCCGTCCGCATCCCCCAGCTATTTTACGAGGTCCTCTGGGACACCCGCCGCTTCAACGACCGCAGCCTCTGGCCCGAGGACGGCTCCCAGCCGTTTGTCTGGTCGTACGGCGACTACACCGGCTACGGCACCCACGGCGATTACGTCTTTGGGTGGAAGGGCGACTCCCTCCAGCGTGCCATGGATGCCAACTGCGACTTTTACTGCCCTCAGCTCAAGACGCAGAGCATTGCTACTGGTAACCAGTGCAGACAGAACCAGAAGGTGGCCGAGAACATTGACGGGCCGTTTGATCGTTTGCCTGGGAATGTGGAGATTACCGGGCCTCAGCCTGGGGCTTCCAACCCTAATCCTGGGAACGGCGGCGGTAGTACTCAGACTCCTGTGCAGCCTACTCCTGTGCCCAACCCTGGGAATGGTGGCGGCTGCAGTGTTCAGAAGTGGGGACAGTGCGGTGGTCAGGGGTGGAGCGGGTGCACTGTTTGCGCTTCGGGGTCGACTTGCCGGGCGCAGAACCAGTGGTATTCTCAGTGCTTGtaa